From the Pseudomonas sp. SORT22 genome, one window contains:
- the cysW gene encoding sulfate ABC transporter permease subunit CysW encodes MSATSIGAAASANAARRGSATSRRILISLGWLIFALFLLLPLVIVVSQGLKMGLGTFFEAIFEPDALSALKLTLIAVAISVPLNLVFGVSAAWCVSKYNFRGKSILVTLIDLPFSVSPVIAGLVYVLMFGAQGLFGPWLQDHDIQIVFALPGIVLATIFVTVPFVARELIPLMQEQGTQEEEAARLLGANGWQMFWHVTLPNIKWGLIYGVVLCTARAMGEFGAVSVVSGHIRGVTNTLPLHVEILYNEYNHVAAFSVASLLLILALFILLLKQWSESRINRLRHNAAEE; translated from the coding sequence ATGTCTGCGACTTCTATTGGCGCGGCCGCTTCGGCCAATGCCGCCCGCCGTGGCAGCGCCACTTCCCGGCGTATCCTGATCAGCCTTGGCTGGTTGATCTTCGCCCTGTTCCTGCTGCTGCCGCTGGTGATCGTGGTGTCCCAGGGCCTGAAAATGGGCCTGGGCACGTTCTTCGAGGCGATCTTCGAGCCCGACGCCCTGTCGGCGTTGAAGCTGACCCTGATCGCCGTGGCCATCTCGGTGCCGCTGAACCTGGTGTTCGGGGTCAGCGCTGCCTGGTGTGTGAGCAAATACAACTTCCGTGGCAAGAGCATCCTGGTCACGCTGATCGACCTGCCATTCTCGGTGTCGCCGGTGATCGCGGGCCTGGTCTATGTGTTGATGTTCGGCGCCCAGGGCCTGTTCGGGCCGTGGTTGCAGGATCACGACATCCAGATCGTCTTCGCCTTGCCGGGTATCGTTCTGGCGACCATCTTCGTCACCGTGCCGTTCGTGGCCCGTGAACTGATCCCGCTGATGCAGGAGCAGGGCACCCAGGAAGAGGAGGCCGCGCGCCTGCTCGGCGCCAACGGCTGGCAGATGTTCTGGCACGTGACCCTGCCCAACATCAAATGGGGCCTGATCTACGGCGTGGTGCTGTGTACCGCGCGGGCGATGGGCGAGTTCGGTGCGGTGTCGGTGGTGTCCGGGCATATTCGCGGGGTCACCAACACCTTGCCGCTGCACGTCGAGATTCTCTACAACGAATACAACCACGTTGCGGCCTTCAGCGTCGCCAGCCTGTTGCTGATCCTGGCGCTCTTCATCCTGCTGCTCAAGCAGTGGAGCGAGTCCCGTATTAACCGTCTGCGCCATAACGCGGCGGAGGAATAA
- the cysT gene encoding sulfate ABC transporter permease subunit CysT, which produces MSRRISPVIPGFGLTLGYTLVYLSLIVLIPLAAMFIHAAQLTWEQFWAIVSAPRVLAALKLSFGTALYAAIINGIIGTLLAWVLVRYTFPGRKIIDAMIDLPFALPTAVAGIALTALYAPAGLVGQFATDLGFKIAYTPLGITLALTFVTLPFVVRTVQPVLADIPREVEEAAACLGAKPLQVFRYVLAPALLPAWLTGFALAFARGVGEYGSVIFIAGNMPMKTEILPLLIMVKLDQYDYTGATAIGVLMLVVSFILLLLINLLQRRIETP; this is translated from the coding sequence ATGTCACGTCGTATTTCCCCCGTCATACCCGGCTTCGGGCTGACGCTGGGCTACACCTTGGTGTACCTCAGCCTGATTGTGCTGATACCGCTGGCCGCCATGTTCATACATGCCGCCCAGCTCACCTGGGAGCAGTTCTGGGCCATCGTCAGTGCCCCGCGGGTGCTTGCGGCGCTGAAGCTGAGCTTCGGCACTGCCCTCTACGCTGCCATCATCAACGGCATCATCGGCACCCTGCTGGCCTGGGTGCTGGTGCGCTACACCTTTCCCGGGCGCAAGATCATCGATGCGATGATCGACCTGCCGTTCGCCCTGCCTACTGCGGTTGCCGGCATTGCCCTGACCGCGCTGTACGCACCAGCCGGCCTGGTCGGCCAGTTCGCCACCGACCTCGGTTTCAAGATCGCCTACACCCCCTTGGGCATCACCCTGGCGCTGACTTTCGTGACCCTGCCGTTCGTGGTGCGCACGGTGCAGCCGGTGCTGGCTGACATTCCCCGTGAAGTCGAAGAGGCCGCCGCCTGCCTGGGCGCCAAGCCGCTGCAGGTGTTCCGCTACGTGCTGGCGCCGGCGCTGTTGCCGGCCTGGCTGACCGGTTTTGCCCTGGCCTTTGCCCGTGGCGTTGGCGAGTACGGTTCGGTGATCTTCATTGCCGGCAACATGCCGATGAAGACCGAAATCCTGCCGCTGCTGATCATGGTCAAGCTCGACCAGTACGACTACACCGGCGCCACTGCCATCGGCGTGTTGATGCTGGTGGTTTCCTTCATCCTGTTGCTGCTGATCAACTTGCTGCAGCGGCGCATCGAAACCCCTTGA
- a CDS encoding sulfate ABC transporter substrate-binding protein, with protein sequence MSIRRYALAALASAVFAGSAIAKDYELLNVSYDPTRELYQQYNAEFIKHWQQAHPDDKVKIQQSHGGSGKQARAVIDGLRADVVTLALAGDIDEVAKLGKTLPDNWQTRLPDASTPYTSTIVFLVRKGNPKGIKDWGDLIKKDVSVITPNPKTSGGARWNFLAAWAYGLKAGGSEAKAQEYVKELFKHVPVLDTGARGSTITFVNNGQGDVLLAWENEAFLALKEDGGADKFDIVVPSLSILAEPPVAVVDKNAQKKGNEQIAEAYLKHLYSPAGQKIAAENFYRPRDPKVAAEYAKQFPKLDLVTIDKDFGGWKTAQPKFFNDGGVFDQIYTAQ encoded by the coding sequence ATGTCCATCCGCCGTTATGCCCTGGCTGCACTCGCCAGCGCCGTTTTTGCCGGTTCCGCAATCGCCAAGGACTACGAACTGCTGAACGTGTCCTATGATCCGACCCGCGAGTTGTATCAGCAGTACAACGCCGAGTTCATCAAGCACTGGCAGCAGGCTCACCCGGACGACAAGGTGAAGATCCAGCAGTCCCACGGGGGTTCGGGCAAGCAGGCCCGCGCGGTGATCGACGGCCTGCGTGCCGACGTGGTGACCCTGGCCCTGGCCGGCGACATCGACGAAGTGGCCAAGCTCGGCAAGACCCTGCCGGACAACTGGCAGACCCGCCTGCCGGACGCCAGCACCCCGTACACCTCGACCATCGTCTTCCTGGTGCGCAAGGGCAACCCGAAAGGCATCAAGGACTGGGGCGACCTGATCAAGAAGGACGTCTCGGTCATTACCCCGAACCCGAAAACCTCCGGCGGCGCCCGCTGGAACTTCCTCGCCGCCTGGGCCTACGGCCTGAAAGCCGGTGGCAGCGAAGCCAAGGCCCAGGAGTACGTGAAAGAGCTGTTCAAGCACGTACCGGTCCTGGACACCGGCGCCCGTGGCTCGACCATCACCTTCGTCAACAACGGTCAGGGTGACGTGTTGCTGGCCTGGGAAAACGAAGCCTTCCTGGCCCTCAAGGAAGACGGTGGCGCCGACAAGTTCGACATCGTCGTGCCGTCGCTGTCGATCCTTGCCGAGCCGCCAGTGGCGGTGGTCGACAAGAACGCGCAGAAAAAGGGCAACGAGCAGATCGCCGAGGCGTACCTCAAGCACCTGTACAGCCCGGCCGGGCAGAAGATCGCGGCCGAGAACTTCTACCGTCCGCGTGATCCGAAAGTCGCCGCCGAATACGCCAAGCAGTTCCCTAAACTGGACCTGGTGACTATCGACAAAGACTTCGGTGGCTGGAAAACTGCCCAACCCAAGTTCTTCAACGATGGTGGCGTGTTCGACCAGATCTACACGGCGCAGTGA
- a CDS encoding sensor domain-containing diguanylate cyclase — protein sequence MVKNKPTTLACNPPPEAAQTLLALMHAQGEVARLSEREQLFSSLLDSVNAVLWAFDWESRQVLYVSPAYERIFGRPAGLLLADFNEWRDSIYPDDLDYAERSLAEVLVKGAVEDREYRIIAADGQVRWISDKCFINQQADPSQRVIIVGMAEDITEKKQLEGELQRLATTDVLTQSSNRRHFFECAQHAFETARLEQTPLSFLLLDIDDFKQINDTYGHQEGDYVLQRIADTGKAVLRRGDQFGRIGGEEFAAVFPGCTPEIAQQIAERLQREIQRLSFSHDDKVFGVTVSQGLTGITEEDESLDSLFARADAAMYQAKRQGKNQIVRG from the coding sequence ATGGTCAAGAACAAACCAACAACCCTGGCCTGCAATCCGCCACCTGAAGCCGCCCAGACCCTGCTGGCCCTGATGCACGCCCAAGGCGAAGTCGCGCGCCTGAGCGAGCGTGAACAGCTGTTCAGCTCGTTGCTCGACAGCGTTAACGCCGTGCTCTGGGCCTTCGACTGGGAAAGCCGCCAGGTGCTTTACGTCAGCCCCGCCTACGAGCGCATTTTTGGCCGCCCGGCCGGCCTGCTGCTGGCCGACTTCAATGAATGGCGCGACAGCATCTACCCCGACGACCTCGACTACGCCGAACGCAGCCTGGCCGAAGTGCTGGTCAAAGGCGCAGTGGAAGACCGCGAATACCGCATCATCGCCGCCGACGGCCAGGTGCGCTGGATCAGCGACAAATGCTTCATCAACCAGCAAGCCGACCCCAGCCAGCGGGTGATCATCGTTGGCATGGCCGAGGACATCACCGAAAAGAAGCAGCTCGAAGGCGAGCTGCAGCGCCTGGCCACCACCGACGTCCTGACCCAGAGCAGCAACCGCCGGCACTTTTTCGAGTGCGCCCAGCACGCTTTCGAAACCGCGCGACTGGAGCAGACGCCGTTATCCTTCCTGCTGCTCGACATCGATGACTTCAAGCAGATCAACGACACCTACGGCCATCAGGAAGGCGACTATGTGCTGCAGCGCATCGCCGACACCGGCAAGGCGGTGTTGCGCCGTGGTGATCAGTTCGGGCGCATTGGCGGTGAAGAATTCGCCGCAGTGTTTCCGGGTTGCACCCCAGAGATAGCCCAGCAGATTGCCGAACGCCTGCAACGCGAGATCCAGCGCTTGAGCTTCAGCCATGACGACAAGGTATTTGGAGTGACGGTGAGCCAGGGGCTGACCGGGATTACTGAAGAAGATGAGTCGCTGGACAGCCTGTTCGCCCGGGCGGATGCGGCCATGTACCAGGCCAAGCGCCAGGGCAAGAATCAGATTGTAAGAGGCTGA
- the gabT gene encoding 4-aminobutyrate--2-oxoglutarate transaminase — MSKTNESLMQRRVAAVPRGVGQIHPIFAESAKNATVTDVEGREFIDFAGGIAVLNTGHVHPKIIAAVEAQLHKLTHTCFQVLAYEPYVELCEKINAKVPGDFAKKTLLVTTGSEAVENAIKIARAATGRAGVIAFTGAYHGRTMMTLGLTGKVVPYSAGMGLMPGGIFRAIYPNELHGVSIDDSIASIERIFKNDAEARDIAAIILEPVQGEGGFYVAPKEFMKRLRALCDQHGILLIADEVQTGAGRTGTFFAMEQMGVAPDLTTFAKSIAGGFPLAGVCGKAEYMDAIAPGGLGGTYAGSPIACAAALAVMEVFEEEKLLDRSKAVGERLVAGLRKIQDKHPIIGDVRALGSMIAIEVFDKAGSHTPNAAAVASVVAKARDKGLILLSCGTYGNVLRILVPLTSPDEQLDQGLAIIEECFAELA; from the coding sequence ATGAGCAAGACCAACGAATCTTTGATGCAACGTCGTGTCGCCGCTGTTCCACGCGGTGTTGGCCAGATCCACCCGATCTTCGCCGAGTCGGCAAAAAACGCCACCGTCACTGACGTCGAAGGCCGCGAGTTCATCGACTTCGCCGGCGGTATCGCGGTACTGAACACCGGTCACGTGCACCCGAAGATCATCGCTGCCGTTGAAGCCCAACTGCACAAGCTGACCCACACCTGCTTCCAGGTACTGGCCTACGAGCCTTACGTCGAGCTGTGCGAAAAGATCAACGCCAAGGTGCCAGGCGACTTCGCCAAGAAAACCCTGCTGGTTACCACCGGTTCCGAAGCCGTTGAGAACGCCATCAAGATCGCCCGTGCCGCCACTGGCCGTGCTGGCGTAATCGCCTTCACCGGCGCCTACCACGGTCGCACCATGATGACCCTGGGCCTGACCGGTAAAGTCGTGCCTTACTCGGCCGGCATGGGCCTGATGCCAGGCGGCATCTTCCGCGCCATCTACCCGAACGAACTGCACGGCGTGAGCATCGACGACTCGATCGCATCCATCGAACGCATCTTCAAGAACGACGCCGAAGCCCGTGACATCGCCGCAATCATCCTCGAGCCAGTTCAGGGCGAAGGTGGTTTCTACGTTGCGCCGAAAGAGTTCATGAAGCGCCTGCGTGCCCTGTGCGACCAGCACGGCATCCTCCTGATCGCCGACGAAGTTCAGACCGGCGCTGGCCGTACCGGTACCTTCTTCGCCATGGAACAGATGGGCGTTGCTCCAGACCTGACCACCTTCGCCAAGTCCATCGCTGGCGGCTTCCCGCTGGCCGGTGTGTGCGGCAAGGCCGAGTACATGGACGCCATCGCTCCAGGCGGCCTGGGCGGCACCTACGCTGGTAGCCCGATCGCTTGCGCCGCGGCCCTGGCCGTGATGGAAGTGTTCGAAGAAGAAAAACTGCTGGACCGCAGCAAGGCCGTTGGCGAGCGCCTGGTCGCCGGCCTGCGCAAGATCCAGGACAAGCACCCGATCATCGGTGACGTGCGTGCCCTGGGTTCGATGATCGCTATTGAAGTGTTCGACAAAGCCGGTTCCCACACCCCTAACGCTGCCGCTGTAGCCTCGGTTGTGGCCAAGGCGCGTGACAAGGGTCTGATCCTGCTGTCGTGTGGCACTTACGGCAACGTCCTGCGTATCCTGGTTCCGCTGACCTCGCCTGATGAGCAACTGGACCAAGGTCTGGCAATCATCGAAGAGTGCTTCGCAGAACTTGCGTAA
- the desA gene encoding delta-9 fatty acid desaturase DesA produces the protein MWYEGLLNLSVWQLLAVTLVMTHVTIVSVTVYLHRYSAHRSLELNAGLKHFFRFWLWLTTAQNTREWTAIHRKHHAKCETVDDPHSPVIKGLSTVLRKGAELYREEAQNPETLRIYGKNCPEDWIERNLYSRYKLGGIALMAVIDLLLFGTAGITIWAVQMMWIPFWAAGVVNGLGHAVGYRNFECRDAATNLVPWGIIIGGEELHNNHHTYPNSAKLSVKRWEFDMGWAWIKLFCWLRLAKVQRVAPIAHRVEGKGQLDMDTAMAILNNRFQIMAQYRKLVIAPLVKQELARVDDSVRHQFRRAKRLLSRETSLLEDRHHLRIQTMLEHSQALKTIYEKRLALQQIWVRTSANGHDMLAAMKDWVHEAEASGIQSLRDFAAQLKTYSLRPALA, from the coding sequence ATGTGGTACGAAGGTTTGCTCAACTTGTCAGTGTGGCAATTGCTGGCAGTTACCCTGGTAATGACGCATGTGACCATCGTCAGTGTCACCGTTTACCTGCACCGTTACTCTGCCCACCGCTCGCTGGAACTCAACGCCGGGCTCAAGCACTTTTTCCGTTTCTGGCTGTGGCTGACCACGGCGCAGAACACCCGCGAGTGGACTGCCATCCACCGCAAGCACCACGCCAAATGCGAAACCGTCGATGACCCGCACAGCCCGGTGATCAAAGGCCTGTCCACGGTGCTGCGCAAGGGCGCCGAGCTGTACCGCGAAGAGGCACAGAACCCGGAAACCCTGCGTATCTACGGCAAGAACTGCCCGGAAGACTGGATCGAACGCAACCTCTATAGCCGCTACAAGCTTGGCGGCATCGCCCTCATGGCGGTGATCGACCTGCTGCTGTTCGGCACCGCCGGCATCACCATCTGGGCGGTGCAGATGATGTGGATTCCGTTCTGGGCTGCCGGCGTGGTCAACGGCCTGGGCCATGCGGTCGGCTATCGCAACTTCGAATGCCGCGACGCCGCCACCAACCTGGTGCCCTGGGGCATCATCATTGGTGGTGAAGAACTGCACAACAACCACCACACCTACCCCAACTCGGCCAAGCTCTCGGTCAAGCGTTGGGAGTTCGACATGGGCTGGGCCTGGATCAAGCTGTTCTGCTGGCTGCGCCTGGCCAAGGTGCAACGCGTCGCGCCCATCGCCCACCGGGTCGAAGGCAAGGGCCAGCTGGACATGGACACCGCCATGGCGATCCTCAACAACCGCTTCCAGATCATGGCCCAGTACCGCAAGCTGGTGATCGCGCCGCTGGTCAAGCAGGAGCTGGCCCGCGTCGACGACTCGGTGCGCCACCAGTTCCGCCGCGCCAAGCGCTTGCTGTCGCGGGAGACCAGCCTGCTGGAAGACCGTCATCACCTGCGCATCCAGACCATGCTCGAGCACAGCCAGGCACTCAAGACCATCTACGAAAAACGCCTGGCCCTGCAGCAAATCTGGGTACGTACCAGCGCCAACGGCCACGACATGCTCGCGGCCATGAAAGACTGGGTGCACGAGGCCGAAGCCAGCGGTATCCAGTCGCTGCGCGACTTCGCCGCCCAGCTCAAGACCTACTCGCTGCGCCCTGCCCTGGCCTGA
- the oscA gene encoding sulfur starvation response protein OscA — MSASLRSVDGQDEATILREIQSALRDLRFGAVEITVHNAQVVQIERKEKFRLQNPGNKPS; from the coding sequence ATGAGCGCATCTCTGCGTAGCGTTGACGGTCAGGACGAAGCCACCATTCTGCGCGAAATCCAGAGCGCCCTGCGCGACCTGCGGTTTGGCGCGGTGGAAATCACCGTGCACAACGCCCAGGTCGTCCAGATCGAACGCAAGGAAAAGTTCCGCCTGCAGAACCCCGGCAACAAGCCCAGCTGA
- the dibA gene encoding phosphodiesterase DibA, with translation MSASIRDAMRMAALYLVLSVLWLALSDQLLNSLFDAPEQIARWQLISAHFWVLCSALLIFVSRARLLNFIGVGVRLRREDRERLRMAAAVFDSTLEGVLVTDRDGLIVHVNRAFMQITGYDKDEVLGQRPSKFKSGRHGAAFYQQIYATLAEKGEWSGEIWNRRKSGEVYPQWQTICAISDDSGELSHYVAVFSDISAIKHSERELAYLAHHDPLTDLPNRLLFNDRTQQALAAAQSNKRGCALLLLDLDHFQSINDSLGHNIGDQLLKVVGERLKALLGNGVTLARLGGDEFAVLAENCPQVGQAAALAQSIIDGMKAPFEVDRQRLFISVSIGISLFPSDALSAEQLLRNADSALFKAKTCGRAGYALYTEELTAHAQQRVETAGELRRALEQEELRVYYQPVHDLFSSKMIGVEALVRWQHPQRGLVPPGEFIPIAERTGLIADIDTWVLRQACLQMVKWQAEGRALEFVAVNISSRLFGHRDLYQQVAQVLHDTALDPALLELEVTESAVMEDPEVALEQLHRLRELGLRLAIDDFGTGYSSLLRLKRLPVQKLKIDQGFVAGLPCDEDDVAIVRVIIALARSMGMLVHAEGIEQAEQARFLLEQQCQLGQGYWFGRPVPAQQLRWA, from the coding sequence ATGTCTGCTTCCATTCGAGACGCCATGCGCATGGCGGCGCTCTACCTCGTGCTGTCGGTACTGTGGCTGGCTCTGTCTGATCAATTATTGAACAGTCTTTTCGATGCTCCCGAGCAAATCGCCCGCTGGCAGCTGATCAGCGCGCACTTCTGGGTGCTGTGCAGCGCCTTGCTGATTTTTGTCTCGCGCGCCCGTTTGCTCAACTTCATTGGCGTCGGCGTGCGCTTGCGCCGCGAGGACCGCGAGCGCCTGCGCATGGCGGCGGCGGTGTTCGACAGCACCCTTGAAGGGGTATTGGTCACCGACCGCGATGGCCTGATCGTGCACGTCAACCGGGCGTTCATGCAGATCACCGGCTACGACAAGGACGAAGTGCTCGGCCAGCGCCCGAGCAAGTTCAAGTCCGGCCGCCACGGTGCAGCGTTCTACCAGCAGATCTACGCCACCCTGGCCGAAAAGGGTGAGTGGAGCGGCGAGATCTGGAACCGGCGCAAAAGCGGCGAGGTGTATCCGCAATGGCAGACCATCTGCGCCATCAGCGATGACAGCGGCGAGTTGAGCCATTACGTTGCGGTATTCAGCGACATCAGCGCGATCAAGCATTCCGAGCGCGAGCTGGCCTATCTTGCCCATCACGATCCGCTCACCGACCTGCCCAACCGCCTGCTGTTCAACGACCGCACCCAGCAGGCCCTGGCCGCAGCGCAGAGCAACAAGCGCGGTTGCGCCTTGCTGCTGCTCGACCTCGATCATTTCCAGAGCATCAACGACAGCCTCGGTCACAACATCGGCGACCAGTTGCTCAAGGTGGTCGGCGAGCGCTTGAAGGCGCTGCTGGGCAACGGCGTGACCCTGGCGCGCCTGGGCGGTGACGAGTTCGCCGTGCTGGCCGAGAACTGCCCGCAGGTCGGCCAGGCCGCGGCCTTGGCCCAGAGCATCATCGACGGCATGAAGGCGCCGTTCGAAGTCGACCGCCAGCGCCTGTTCATCAGCGTCAGCATCGGCATCAGCCTGTTCCCCAGCGACGCCCTGAGCGCCGAGCAATTGCTGCGCAATGCCGACTCGGCGCTGTTCAAGGCCAAGACCTGCGGGCGCGCCGGTTATGCGCTGTACACCGAGGAGCTGACCGCCCATGCCCAGCAGCGGGTCGAAACCGCTGGTGAGCTGCGCCGCGCCCTGGAGCAGGAAGAGCTGCGGGTCTATTACCAGCCGGTGCACGACCTGTTCAGCAGCAAGATGATTGGCGTCGAGGCCCTGGTGCGCTGGCAGCATCCGCAGCGCGGGCTGGTGCCGCCCGGGGAGTTTATCCCGATTGCCGAACGCACCGGGCTGATTGCCGATATCGACACCTGGGTGCTGCGCCAGGCCTGCCTGCAGATGGTTAAGTGGCAGGCCGAGGGGCGGGCGCTGGAGTTTGTCGCGGTGAATATATCCAGCCGTCTGTTTGGCCATCGCGACCTCTATCAGCAGGTCGCGCAGGTGCTGCACGACACTGCGCTGGACCCCGCCCTGCTGGAGCTGGAAGTGACCGAAAGCGCGGTGATGGAAGACCCCGAGGTGGCGCTCGAGCAACTGCATCGCTTGCGTGAACTGGGCTTGCGCCTGGCCATCGATGACTTTGGCACCGGTTATTCGTCGCTGCTGCGGCTCAAGCGCCTGCCGGTGCAGAAGCTCAAGATCGACCAGGGCTTTGTCGCCGGCTTGCCTTGTGATGAAGACGATGTGGCGATCGTCCGGGTGATCATCGCCCTGGCTCGGAGCATGGGCATGCTGGTGCATGCCGAGGGTATCGAGCAGGCCGAGCAGGCGCGCTTTCTGCTGGAGCAGCAATGCCAGCTGGGCCAGGGCTACTGGTTTGGCCGGCCGGTGCCGGCGCAGCAATTGCGCTGGGCTTGA
- a CDS encoding response regulator has translation MSVVEPAQAPCVLIAEGDPWVRDMLSQMLLSVRCDARLQVCADGSQALAALASKPDLIIAARELPGGDGLDLLRNVRAKGRQPALPFILMSNRSDAASVREVLPFAPTAYLSKPLNMDSLRQRLEDLLLSAGEEVACPVPPLQPGSTLPRFLEGRRANSDGGPLFADVKLAIKRSLQPQGLDLKVLEAEIRNDPQVTAVLIAAANSAALHRDGAVQSLMQALNKLGTTQSMNLILGLALKRSAKLSDPILSRHAEHFWELSLHTAEYARTLARMLELDQERCYCAGLLHCLGDLALLRCLQEWQQAGGELDEDSVELSLNEFGAAFGSALRTRWRLPLELRELIAAIYQLGGGVYSRDALVMNLAGQLARLPADQGLEGLAESKTARLLKVGMAELGRLRKV, from the coding sequence ATGAGCGTTGTAGAGCCCGCCCAGGCACCTTGCGTGCTGATTGCCGAAGGCGACCCCTGGGTGCGGGACATGCTGAGCCAGATGCTGCTGAGCGTGCGCTGCGATGCGCGTTTGCAGGTGTGTGCCGATGGCTCGCAGGCGCTGGCAGCGCTGGCCAGCAAGCCGGACCTGATCATCGCCGCGCGCGAGCTGCCCGGCGGCGACGGCCTCGACTTGCTGCGCAACGTACGGGCCAAAGGCCGCCAGCCGGCACTGCCGTTCATTCTCATGAGCAACCGCAGTGATGCCGCCAGTGTCCGCGAGGTGCTGCCGTTCGCACCCACCGCTTACCTGAGCAAGCCGTTGAACATGGATTCGCTGCGTCAGCGCCTGGAAGACCTGCTGCTCAGCGCCGGCGAGGAGGTCGCCTGTCCGGTGCCGCCGTTGCAGCCGGGCTCGACCTTGCCGCGTTTTCTCGAAGGGCGTCGCGCCAACTCCGATGGCGGTCCGCTGTTTGCCGACGTGAAGCTGGCGATCAAGCGCAGCCTGCAACCCCAGGGCCTGGACCTCAAGGTGCTGGAGGCCGAGATCCGCAATGACCCGCAGGTTACCGCCGTGCTCATTGCCGCCGCCAACAGCGCCGCATTGCATCGCGATGGCGCGGTGCAGAGCCTGATGCAGGCGCTGAACAAGCTAGGCACCACCCAGAGCATGAACCTGATTCTAGGGCTTGCGCTCAAGCGCAGCGCCAAACTCAGTGATCCGATCCTGTCGCGTCATGCCGAGCATTTCTGGGAGTTGTCACTGCACACTGCCGAATACGCGCGAACCCTGGCCCGCATGCTTGAGCTCGATCAGGAGCGCTGCTATTGCGCCGGCTTGCTGCATTGCCTGGGCGATCTGGCGCTGTTGCGTTGTTTGCAGGAATGGCAGCAGGCCGGCGGTGAGCTGGATGAAGACTCGGTGGAGCTGTCGCTCAACGAGTTTGGCGCGGCGTTCGGCTCGGCGCTGCGCACCCGCTGGCGCTTGCCGCTGGAGCTGCGTGAGCTGATTGCAGCGATCTACCAGTTGGGCGGCGGCGTGTATTCACGCGATGCGCTGGTGATGAACCTGGCCGGGCAATTGGCGCGCCTGCCGGCGGATCAGGGGCTCGAAGGCCTGGCTGAAAGCAAGACGGCGCGCTTGCTCAAGGTGGGGATGGCGGAGCTGGGCAGGTTGCGCAAGGTTTGA